From one Trifolium pratense cultivar HEN17-A07 linkage group LG1, ARS_RC_1.1, whole genome shotgun sequence genomic stretch:
- the LOC123895676 gene encoding uncharacterized protein LOC123895676 — MAKHGASGSYRPRKSRSQTPMPGDNSPRSSEDHSPNGSDEGDPRCPLSADILRKRVPKGFERPPTLPAYDGLTDPDDHIANVNANLDFRNISGAIRCRLFPTTLRKGAMAWYQSLPPQSIHSWRDLTEQFSRHFTASRKHPKTVHALEAIYQAEDETLRNFVERFNKEAVQVETTDDMKKYLLQRGLRPGSDFAKAVGIEKPPTWDDLLLKAQKYIDYEEVQAADVARLARPGSSHPAREPSHRNDDRGGDRGHDRGGDRGGERGRDRRRGERREPRGPPSTFATYTQLVKSRGEIFAEVHISEFDRANVKQPKPTPLKPGQDKNRYCRYHKSYGHRTDDCIQLKDAIEIMIRNGQLRQFVKRNNDPRPETAETRAVEEVPPQPAGQKNAKQIAMSVSRPEDLAIPSDFEDTYTGPTLSTGDYFTDSLLDETHLTPYMGSDLTGFNGATTRPWGYVDLIVTFGSEETAKSIRVKFLVVDCPCLYQCIIGRTAIADLMAVPSTAHLKMKYYTHKGQVATLHGDIEAARRCFDAASKGNNFIGKAPEAKKPKPSSETPPKPSPEAPPSLPGPSVSSVDLDSRTSKKEHKEEKKLRKEEKEDDEASKEHYRPIPDGDFEIVQFGEDPEKGVKIGTGLPELARKQMLTCSHGTLLTCPDWIQTSLVINLLSTHLLVL; from the exons ATGGCCAAGCATGGCGCGTCGGGCAGCTATCGTCCTCGCAAATCTCGCAGTCAAACGCCCATGCCCGGCGATAATTCTCCCCGGTCTTCCGAGGACCATTCTCCCAATGGGAGTGACGAGGGTGATCCCCGATGCCCCCTGTCCGCAGACATTCTGAGGAAGCGTGTTCCAAAGGGCTTCGAGAGACCTCCTACGCTCCCCGCGTACGATGGCTTGACCGACCCCGACGATCACATAGCCAATGTGAACGCTAACCTGGATTTCAGGAACATTAGCGGTGCCATTAGGTGCAGACTGTTCCCAACCACGCTGAGGAAGGGAGCAATGGCATGGTACCAAAGCCTGCCCCCTCAATCCATCCATTCATGGAGGGATCTGACTGAACAGTTTTCcagacacttcactgcttcccgcaagcatcCAAAGACTGTGCACGCCTTGGAGGCCATATACCAAGCCGAGGATGAAACTCTCCGCAATTTCGTCGAGAGGTTCAATAAAGAGGCTGTGCAAGTCGAAACAACCGACGATATGAAAAAATACTTGCTGCAGAGGGGCCTTCGCCCGGGCAGCGATTTTGCCAAAGCTGTGGGCATAGAAAAACCACCCACCTGGGACGACCTCCTCCTAAAAGCTCAAAAGTACATTGATTACGAGGAAGTCCAGGCAGCTGATGTCGCCCGCCTTGCCCGACCTGGAAGCAGCCACCCTGCCCGCGAGCCCTCCCATAGGAACGATGACAGGGGTGGCGACAGGGGACACGATAGAGGCGGCGATCGGGGTGGCGAGAGGGGCAGAGACAGAAGGAGGGGTGAAAGACGAGAGCCTCGTGGTCCTCCAAGCACATTCGCCACCTACACCCAACTCGTCAAATCACGGGGAGAGATATTCGCTGAGGTTCACATCTCTGAGTTCGACAGAGCAAATGTGAAACAACCAAAGCCAACCCCCCTAAAACCCGGCCAAGACAAAAATAGGTACTGCAGATACCACAAGAGTTATGGTCACAGGACCGACGACTGCATCCAActgaaggatgctattgaaaTCATGATCAGAAACGGACAACTAAGACAGTTCGTGAAAAGAAACAATGATCCTCGACCCGAAACCGCGGAGACTCGCGCGGTCGAGGAGGTCCCTCCACAGCCAGCCGGGCAGAAAAACGCCAAGCAGATAGCTATGAGCGTATCCCGGCCAGAAGATTTGGCTATCCCCAGCGATTTTGAGGACACTTATACTGGTCCTACGCTTAGCACGGGGGACTACTTCACAGACTCACTC CTGGACGAGACACACCTCACCCCATACATGGGCTCAGACCTCACAGGATTCAATGGAGCAACTACTAGGCCTTGGGGTTATGTCGACCTGATCGTCACCTTTGGCTCCGAAGAGACTGCTAAGTCGATCAGGGTGAAATTCTTGGTCGTGGACTGCCCCtgcctctaccagtgcatcatcggcaggacggcCATAGCAGACCTGATGGCTGTCCCCTCCACCGCCCACCTGAAGATGAAATATTACACTCATAAGGGGCAGGTTGCTACTTTGCACGGGGACATCGAAGCCGCGAGGAGGTGCTTTGACGCAGCATCCAAAGGAAACAACTTCATTGGCAAAGCTCCTGAAGCAAAGAAGCCAAAGCCTTCCTCGGAAACACCACCAAAACCATCCCCGGAAGCACCACCAAGTCTGCCCGGTCCAAGTGTGAGCTCTGTTGATCTTGACAGCCGTACCTCCAAGAAAGAGCataaggaggagaaaaagctgaggaaggaggagaaggaggacgACGAGGCGAGCAAAGAGCATTATCGCCCCATTCCAGATGGAGACTTTGAGATAGTCCAGTTTGGCGAGGATCCAGAAAAAGGAGTCAAGATTGGTACGGGACTCCCCGAGTTGGCGAGGAAGCAGATGCTGACTTGTTCGCATGGCACGCTGCTGACATGCCCGGACTGGATCCAAACATCGCTTGTCATCAACTTActgtcgacccacttgctagtgctgtag